One genomic window of Paramormyrops kingsleyae isolate MSU_618 chromosome 22, PKINGS_0.4, whole genome shotgun sequence includes the following:
- the ifi35 gene encoding interferon-induced 35 kDa protein, which translates to MSSEEDYSLVSEIGLESPSSLEEIGQEIENHKEKHRQLIADQEEISKAIEASKHFADEFRQRAISQGKMQLEDEQEQAKHRDVLQGRLLLLQQESSRLEEEELKAMQALHGLEEMIGIARQETQLPTAAPEKNVIFTGAVSDEEVSCNFDIKPHILYPMDGGTALLTFEEEEVAEKIMSLKQHEVSLGECFIRLQAEPVWVLQPSRIEVSTYICPKRILVSNLPTTDTSRTLDKLEIHFSKSRNGGGEVEAVEFLQDSSNVVITFVQDSVAKALTDRLSHDVDFGTGRKQRVHVNPFMNGEITALKTRVSKSIRTVLLSGIPIVMEQEDLQDHLEIHFQKAINGGGEIDAITYNPLGQRKLAVFLEDCPSP; encoded by the exons ATGTCATCTGAAGAG GACTATTCTTTAGTATCTGAGATTGGCCTGGAATCTCCGTCTTCTCTAGAGGAAATCGGACAGGAGATAGAAAATcacaag GAAAAACACAGGCAGCTGATTGCTGACCAGGAGGAGATTTCTAAGGCCATAGAAGCTTCGAAGCACTTCGCTGATGAGTTTCGCCAGCGTGCCATCAGTCAAGGGAAGATGCAGCTGGAGGACGAGCAGGAGCAAGCCAAGCATCGCGACGTTCTCCAG GGCAGACTGCTCCTTCTGCAGCAGGAGTCGTCCAGGCTGGAAGAAGAAGAACTGAAGGCCATGCAGGCACTGCATGGTTTGGAAGAGATGATTGGCATTGCTCGACAAGAGACGCAA TTGCCCACTGCTGCACCTGAGAAGAATGTCATTTTCACTGGAGCCGTCAGTGATGAGGAGGTCTCATGTAATTTTGACATCAAGCCCCATATTTTATACCCAATGGATGGCGGCACAGCACTATTAACCTTTGAAGAAGAGGAAG TGGCAGAGAAGATCATGAGCCTGAAGCAGCATGAGGTCAGTCTGGGGGAGTGCTTCATCAGATTACAGGCTGAGCCTGTGTGGGTCCTGCAGCCCAGTCGCATAGAG GTGAGTACCTACATTTGCCCGAAGCGCATTCTGGTGTCTAACCTGCCGACGACTGACACGAGCCGCACGCTGGACAAGCTGGAAATTCACTTCTCCAAGAGTCGCAACGGAGGTGGGGAAGTGGAGGCTGTCGAGTTCCTGCAAGACTCCAGCAATGTCGTCATCACGTTCGTGCAGGACTCTG TTGCTAAGGCTTTGACTGACCGTCTTTCCCACGACGTGGATTTTGgaactgggaggaagcaaagagTGCATGTAAACCCTTTTATGAACGGGGAGATCACAGCCTTGAAG ACGCGCGTCTCCAAATCGATACGCACTGTGCTGCTGTCTGGCATCCCCATCGTCATGGAGCAGGAAGACCTGCAGGACCACTTGGAGATCCACTTCCAGAAGGCCATCAACGGAGGTGGTGAGATTGATGCCATCACCTACAACCCCCTTGGCCAGCGCAAGCTGGCTGTCTTCCTGGAGGACTGTCCAAGTCCATGA
- the LOC111855960 gene encoding mitogen-activated protein kinase kinase kinase 14-like isoform X1 — protein MAVRNRILNSTMPFTGGHKEHSGLFAVGSSLKQVTGSEEKRCEVDQQPSKIPPLLSKVLMRGTADHISAGQLIQEKLSLFIAQAECEGQQEFSPSSWERPYVASPSCFQSRVSVEHNNVACKESATERPSPQVQQHSRRKTKDRRQRRRKQNVKKGPRQRQRQRTPSGVPEQESSSALQVIQKEESECISSNSRTSIIYNDSTHTLGIQETAELQWEGQIKPVYSSSAQIRGPSSSTLPWGSTSHSALPNLSFYGQECSSGSDSPLCCSLALRGLRGSVSQEDRCFAPAFYRGVEREAKTDSEGATANVKINEGLLFHPEEKLQPNDYEYRENKDYLVLNHIQNGSFGEVFHVRDLRTSFECAAKKIPLDCFRSEEVGSWSALTSRRVVELFGAVREGPFVVLFMALKSGSVGKLLKQRGRLPEDLALHYHCQLMEAVEDLHRKRIMHLDIKADNMLLSEDGKDTYLCDFGHSQRLEQNAKTARISAGEEFPGTESHMAPEVVRGEAVDFKADVWSGCCVLLHMLTGCPPWTRYYSHPLCLTIANEAPPLREIPHDCRPETADVIKAGLVKDPIKRASAKELREKTMRALQEVGGLTSPVHGDYREPEKSELMESSRVASRSIPSGLLTSDKAPLKEHFEQVLQPLRSRRKKVHVDDSVEEKDNAVLSPSSPEPLVSLQAKESGHQKNKRPETVLTLPEQELQKLERDFYLSSLSQPHSPELQEQMLSCLSSSFSSYTVPAPGDKDLVRWSVSNSDDLSSGVFSYNSQSEGQRSFSKDWLGSSNWPTPRCFEGVDVYIEDLEGHCLKIRETHKVKVGHIAIGISEQISEQTFSLETQDGQLVSPDEEVQHSGLYLCCTRAPNCSDSWTWRVREGMLETRN, from the exons ATGGCTGTGCGGAACAGGATCCTCAACTCAACTATGCCTTTCACTGGGGGCCACAAGGAGCACAGTGGCCTGTTTGCAGTGGGTTCCAGCCTAAAGCAGGTGACAGGCAGTGAGGAGAAGAGGTGTGAGGTTGACCAGCAGCCCAGCAAGATTCCTCCCCTGCTGTCTAAAGTGTTAATGCGCGGCACTGCTGATCACATAAGTGCCGGTCAGCTGATCCAGGAGAAATTGTCACTCTTCATCGCTCAGGCAGAAT GTGAAGGACAACAAGAGTTCAGCCCAAGCTCCTGGGAACGCCCCTATGTTGCCTCTCCAAGCTGTTTCCAGAGCAG GGTCTCGGTAGAGCACAACAATGTGGCCTGTAAGGAGAGTGCCACAGAACGGCCAAGCCCTCAGGTCCAGCAGCACTCCAGGAGAAAGACAAAAGACAGAAGACAGCGACGGAGGAAGCAGAATGTGAAGAAGGGGCcgaggcagaggcagaggcagaggacACCTTCAGGAGTCCcagagcaggagagcagcagtGCTTTGCAGGTGATCCAG AAGGAAGAATCGGAGTGTAtcagcagcaacagcagaacCAGCATCATCTACAACGACAGCACCCACACTTTGGGGATACAGGAGACGGCGGAGCTGCAATGGGAGGGACAGATCAAGCCTGTCTACTCTTCCTCAGCTCAAATCCGGGGTCCCTCATCCTCAACCCTGCCTTGGGGCTCTACGAGCCACAGCGCCCTCCCGAACCTGTCCTTCTACGGCCAGGAGTGCAGCTCTGGCTCGGACTCGCCCCTCTGCTGCAGCCTCGCTCTGCGTGGTCTCCGTGGGAGTGTGAGTCAGGAGGACCGCTGCTTTGCCCCTGCCTTTTACCGAGGGGTGGAACGGGAAGCAAAGACTGACAGCGAAGGCGCTACAGCCAATGTCAAGATCAATGAGGGTCTCCTCTTCCACCCCGAAGAG AAACTCCAGCCCAACGATTACGAGTACCGTGAGAACAAGGACTATTTGGTGCTGAACCACATTCAAAACGGCTCTTTTGGTGAAGTGTTCCATGTACGGGACTTGAGGACCAGCTTCGAATGCGCCGCCAAAAAG ATACCCCTGGACTGCTTCAGAAGCGAGGAGGTGGGCTCGTGGAGCGCCCTGACCTCCCGGCGGGTCGTCGAGCTTTTCGGGGCTGTCCGCGAGGGTCCCTTTGTGGTCCTTTTCATGGCTCTTAAATCAG GTTCTGTGGGAAAGCTGCTGAAGCAGAGAGGGCGCCTCCCGGAGGACCTGGCCCTTCACTACCACTGCCAGCTTATGGAGGCCGTCGAGGACCTACATAGGAAAAGAATCATGCATCTAGACATCAAAG CAGACAACATGCTCTTGTCAGAAGATGGGAAGGACACGTACCTCTGTGACTTTGGACACTCTCAGAGGCTGGAGCAAAATGCGAAAACCGCCAGGATCTCTGCAG GAGAGGAGTTCCCGGGCACGGAGAGCCACATGGCCCCTGAGGTGGTCAGGGGGGAGGCTGTCGACTTCAAGGCAGACGTGTGGAGCGGCTGCTGCGTGCTCCTGCACATGCTGACTGGCTGCCCGCCATGGACGCGGTACTACAGCCACCCGCTGTGTCTGACG ATTGCCAATGAGGCGCCGCCATTAAGAGAAATCCCACATGACTGCAGGCCTGAAACTGCCGATGTAATCAAGGCGGGACTTGTTAAAGATCCAATCAAAAGAGCCTCCGCCAAAGAGTTAAGAGAGAAAACTATGAGAGCCCTGCAAGAAG TGGGTGGACTCACCAGCCCAGTCCATGGAGACTATCGGGAGCCAGAGAAAAGCGAGCTCATGGAGAGCTCTAGGGTGGCATCCAGGTCCATCCCATCCGGCCTGCTCACTTCAGACAAGGCCCCGTTGAAAGAGCACTTTGAGCAGGTGCTGCAACCTCTAAGATCCCGGAGGAAGAAGGTGCATGTGGATGACAGCGTAGAGGAGAAGGACAATGCAGTATTGTCTCCTTCGTCTCCGGAACCTCTCGTCTCGCTGCAGGCCAAGGAATCCGGACACCAGAAGAACAAGCGGCCTGAAACTGTCCTCACGCTGCCTGAGCAGGAGCTGCAGAAGCTGGAGAGAG ACTTCTACCTGAGCAGTCTGTCCCAGCCACACTCCCCCGAGCTCCAGGAACAGATGCTATCCTGTCTCAGTAGCAGCTTTTCCTCCTATACTGTCCCTGCCCCCGGTGACAAG GACTTGGTCAGGTGGTCGGTCAGCAACAGCGACGACCTCAGTTCCGGGGTCTTCTCTtacaacagccaatcagagggaCAGAGGAGCTTCAGCAAGGACTGGTTGGGGTCCTCCAACTGGCCAACACCACGCTGTTTTGAAG GGGTGGACGTGTATATCGAAGACCTTGAAGGCCACTGTCTGAAAATCCGTGAGACCCACAAAGTGAAAGTGGGACACATCGCCATAGGGATCAGCGAGCAG ATCTCAGAGCAGACCTTCAGCTTGGAGACCCAGGACGGGCAGCTGGTTTCGCCCGATGAGGAGGTGCAACATTCGGGCCTCTACCTGTGCTGTACGCGAGCTCCCAACTGCAGCGACAGCTGGACCTGgcgggtcagggaggggatgcTGGAAACACGGAACTGA
- the rundc1 gene encoding RUN domain-containing protein 1 — MSTEELSASDSEAALAGAGERWAPVGAVASPEDEDPGEREPGPEPARKGSASTGVAEMATRLRKLEEEQDQLNSSLLALTSHFAQVQFRLKQIVHAQSEEKEKMLLELEEFAFRGCPHVLGCGARDAQLLENASEREKRERLEAQRKKQKELIIQLKTQLDDLERFAYQEGSYDSLPQSVVMERQKVIIDELIKKLDVNLNEDIGNLSPEELRQRVDAAISQIVNPARVKEQLVDQLKTQIRDLEMFINFIQDEVGNPLLSENDQNRPAGLSGSNVRGTAGRRKVDAEQAQKMRDTGLQLIQRAVAVLQIFAVSQFGCAAGHVPQKVWSQGDGGQDYGSLVQRLEAAVDRVRQQALGKPPPEEHVVSYNSGAPCGSRDQLTVTVRKELALALRDLLAHGLYSPSQGMSLVLAPIACLLPFSPAPQDLHPWELFVKYYHSKNGQAFVESPARQLSQSFSLPVGAGPVTITPKQSLLWAVHSVLQEHHPYKRSADSEFKALVCVALNEQRLVSWVNLLCKSSTLVNSHYQPWSYMIQTGFEGALRILGRLSHLKFSLPVDLAVRQLKNIKDAF; from the exons ATGTCGACAGAAGAGCTATCAGCCTCAGACAGCGAAGCGGCACTGGCCGGTGCCGGCGAGCGGTGGGCGCCGGTGGGAGCCGTAGCCAGCCCCGAAGACGAGGACCCGGGGGAACGGGAGCCGGGGCCGGAGCCGGCCCGGAAAGGCTCCGCATCCACGGGCGTCGCGGAGATGGCGACGAGGCTGCGGAAGCTGGAGGAAGAGCAGGATCAGCTGAACTCGTCGCTGCTGGCGCTCACGTCGCATTTCGCCCAGGTGCAGTTCAGGCTGAAGCAGATCGTGCACGCGCAGAGcgaggagaaggagaagatgctgctggagctggaggagtTCGCCTTCAGGGGCTGCCCCCACGTCCTGGGCTGCGGCGCGCGGGACGCCCAGCTGCTGGAGAACGCG AGTGAGAGGGAGAAGAGGGAGCGTCTGGAGGCCCAGAGGAAGAAGCAGAAGGAGCTCATCATCCAGCTGAAGACTCAGCTGGACGACCTGGAGAGGTTTGCCTACCAGGAGGGCAGCTACGACTCCCTGCCCCAGTCGGTGGTCATGGAGAGGCAGAAG GTGATAATTGACGAGCTGATCAAGAAGCTTGATGTAAACCTGAATGAGGACATCGGGAATCTGAGCCCTGAAGAGCTGAGGCAGAGGGTGGATGCCGCTATCTCCCAGATTGTAAACCCCGCCCGTGTCAAAGAGCAACTGGTGGACCAGCTCAAGACCCAGATCCGGGACCTGGAGATGTTCATCAATTTCATACAAG ATGAGGTTGGAAATCCCCTTCTATCTGAGAACGATCAGAACAGACCAGCCGGTTTATCTGGTTCTAACGTGCGAGGCACGGCTGGAAGGAGAAAAG TGGACGCCGAGCAGGCCCAGAAGATGCGGGACACGGGGCTGCAGCTGATCCAGCGTGCTGTGGCGGTGCTGCAGATCTTCGCCGTCAGTCAGTTCGGGTGTGCCGCCGGACACGTTCCCCAGAAGGTGTGGTCCCAGGGTGACGGAGGCCAGGACTACGGGTCCCTGGTGCAGCGTCTTGAGGCCGCTGTTGACCGGGTGCGGCAGCAAGCTCTCGGCAAGCCGCCCCCCGAAGAACATGTGGTCAGTTACAAcagtggcgccccctgcgggTCCCGCGACCAGCTGACAGTCACCGTCCGCAAGGAGCTGGCTTTGGCGCTACGTGACCTACTCGCCCACGGCCTCTACTCCCCGTCCCAAGGCATGAGCCTGGTGCTGGCCCCCATTGCCTGCTTGTTGCCTTTCAGCCCTGCTCCTCAGGATTTGCACCCCTGGGAGCTCTTTGTCAAGTACTACCATTCCAAAAACGGCCAAGCTTTTGTCGAATCTCCGGCCCGGCAGCTCTCGCAGTCGTTCAGCTTGCCCGTCGGAGCTGGACCGGTGACCATCACGCCCAAGCAGTCGCTGCTGTGGGCTGTGCACTCCGTGCTGCAGGAGCACCACCCCTATAAGAGGAGCGCCGATTCCGAGTTCAAGGCTCTGGTGTGCGTGGCGCTCAACGAGCAGCGGCTGGTCTCCTGGGTCAACCTCCTTTGTAAGTCCAGCACGTTGGTCAATTCGCACTACCAGCCCTGGAGCTACATGATCCAGACGGGCTTCGAAGGCGCCCTCCGCATCCTGGGCCGCCTCAGCCACCTGAAATTCAGCCTTCCTGTGGACTTGGCTGTCCGACAGCTCAAAAACATTaaagatgcattttaa
- the LOC111855960 gene encoding mitogen-activated protein kinase kinase kinase 14-like isoform X2, which translates to MAVRNRILNSTMPFTGGHKEHSGLFAVGSSLKQVTGSEEKRCEVDQQPSKIPPLLSKVLMRGTADHISAGQLIQEKLSLFIAQAECEGQQEFSPSSWERPYVASPSCFQSRVSVEHNNVACKESATERPSPQVQQHSRRKTKDRRQRRRKQNVKKGPRQRQRQRTPSGVPEQESSSALQKEESECISSNSRTSIIYNDSTHTLGIQETAELQWEGQIKPVYSSSAQIRGPSSSTLPWGSTSHSALPNLSFYGQECSSGSDSPLCCSLALRGLRGSVSQEDRCFAPAFYRGVEREAKTDSEGATANVKINEGLLFHPEEKLQPNDYEYRENKDYLVLNHIQNGSFGEVFHVRDLRTSFECAAKKIPLDCFRSEEVGSWSALTSRRVVELFGAVREGPFVVLFMALKSGSVGKLLKQRGRLPEDLALHYHCQLMEAVEDLHRKRIMHLDIKADNMLLSEDGKDTYLCDFGHSQRLEQNAKTARISAGEEFPGTESHMAPEVVRGEAVDFKADVWSGCCVLLHMLTGCPPWTRYYSHPLCLTIANEAPPLREIPHDCRPETADVIKAGLVKDPIKRASAKELREKTMRALQEVGGLTSPVHGDYREPEKSELMESSRVASRSIPSGLLTSDKAPLKEHFEQVLQPLRSRRKKVHVDDSVEEKDNAVLSPSSPEPLVSLQAKESGHQKNKRPETVLTLPEQELQKLERDFYLSSLSQPHSPELQEQMLSCLSSSFSSYTVPAPGDKDLVRWSVSNSDDLSSGVFSYNSQSEGQRSFSKDWLGSSNWPTPRCFEGVDVYIEDLEGHCLKIRETHKVKVGHIAIGISEQISEQTFSLETQDGQLVSPDEEVQHSGLYLCCTRAPNCSDSWTWRVREGMLETRN; encoded by the exons ATGGCTGTGCGGAACAGGATCCTCAACTCAACTATGCCTTTCACTGGGGGCCACAAGGAGCACAGTGGCCTGTTTGCAGTGGGTTCCAGCCTAAAGCAGGTGACAGGCAGTGAGGAGAAGAGGTGTGAGGTTGACCAGCAGCCCAGCAAGATTCCTCCCCTGCTGTCTAAAGTGTTAATGCGCGGCACTGCTGATCACATAAGTGCCGGTCAGCTGATCCAGGAGAAATTGTCACTCTTCATCGCTCAGGCAGAAT GTGAAGGACAACAAGAGTTCAGCCCAAGCTCCTGGGAACGCCCCTATGTTGCCTCTCCAAGCTGTTTCCAGAGCAG GGTCTCGGTAGAGCACAACAATGTGGCCTGTAAGGAGAGTGCCACAGAACGGCCAAGCCCTCAGGTCCAGCAGCACTCCAGGAGAAAGACAAAAGACAGAAGACAGCGACGGAGGAAGCAGAATGTGAAGAAGGGGCcgaggcagaggcagaggcagaggacACCTTCAGGAGTCCcagagcaggagagcagcagtGCTTTGCAG AAGGAAGAATCGGAGTGTAtcagcagcaacagcagaacCAGCATCATCTACAACGACAGCACCCACACTTTGGGGATACAGGAGACGGCGGAGCTGCAATGGGAGGGACAGATCAAGCCTGTCTACTCTTCCTCAGCTCAAATCCGGGGTCCCTCATCCTCAACCCTGCCTTGGGGCTCTACGAGCCACAGCGCCCTCCCGAACCTGTCCTTCTACGGCCAGGAGTGCAGCTCTGGCTCGGACTCGCCCCTCTGCTGCAGCCTCGCTCTGCGTGGTCTCCGTGGGAGTGTGAGTCAGGAGGACCGCTGCTTTGCCCCTGCCTTTTACCGAGGGGTGGAACGGGAAGCAAAGACTGACAGCGAAGGCGCTACAGCCAATGTCAAGATCAATGAGGGTCTCCTCTTCCACCCCGAAGAG AAACTCCAGCCCAACGATTACGAGTACCGTGAGAACAAGGACTATTTGGTGCTGAACCACATTCAAAACGGCTCTTTTGGTGAAGTGTTCCATGTACGGGACTTGAGGACCAGCTTCGAATGCGCCGCCAAAAAG ATACCCCTGGACTGCTTCAGAAGCGAGGAGGTGGGCTCGTGGAGCGCCCTGACCTCCCGGCGGGTCGTCGAGCTTTTCGGGGCTGTCCGCGAGGGTCCCTTTGTGGTCCTTTTCATGGCTCTTAAATCAG GTTCTGTGGGAAAGCTGCTGAAGCAGAGAGGGCGCCTCCCGGAGGACCTGGCCCTTCACTACCACTGCCAGCTTATGGAGGCCGTCGAGGACCTACATAGGAAAAGAATCATGCATCTAGACATCAAAG CAGACAACATGCTCTTGTCAGAAGATGGGAAGGACACGTACCTCTGTGACTTTGGACACTCTCAGAGGCTGGAGCAAAATGCGAAAACCGCCAGGATCTCTGCAG GAGAGGAGTTCCCGGGCACGGAGAGCCACATGGCCCCTGAGGTGGTCAGGGGGGAGGCTGTCGACTTCAAGGCAGACGTGTGGAGCGGCTGCTGCGTGCTCCTGCACATGCTGACTGGCTGCCCGCCATGGACGCGGTACTACAGCCACCCGCTGTGTCTGACG ATTGCCAATGAGGCGCCGCCATTAAGAGAAATCCCACATGACTGCAGGCCTGAAACTGCCGATGTAATCAAGGCGGGACTTGTTAAAGATCCAATCAAAAGAGCCTCCGCCAAAGAGTTAAGAGAGAAAACTATGAGAGCCCTGCAAGAAG TGGGTGGACTCACCAGCCCAGTCCATGGAGACTATCGGGAGCCAGAGAAAAGCGAGCTCATGGAGAGCTCTAGGGTGGCATCCAGGTCCATCCCATCCGGCCTGCTCACTTCAGACAAGGCCCCGTTGAAAGAGCACTTTGAGCAGGTGCTGCAACCTCTAAGATCCCGGAGGAAGAAGGTGCATGTGGATGACAGCGTAGAGGAGAAGGACAATGCAGTATTGTCTCCTTCGTCTCCGGAACCTCTCGTCTCGCTGCAGGCCAAGGAATCCGGACACCAGAAGAACAAGCGGCCTGAAACTGTCCTCACGCTGCCTGAGCAGGAGCTGCAGAAGCTGGAGAGAG ACTTCTACCTGAGCAGTCTGTCCCAGCCACACTCCCCCGAGCTCCAGGAACAGATGCTATCCTGTCTCAGTAGCAGCTTTTCCTCCTATACTGTCCCTGCCCCCGGTGACAAG GACTTGGTCAGGTGGTCGGTCAGCAACAGCGACGACCTCAGTTCCGGGGTCTTCTCTtacaacagccaatcagagggaCAGAGGAGCTTCAGCAAGGACTGGTTGGGGTCCTCCAACTGGCCAACACCACGCTGTTTTGAAG GGGTGGACGTGTATATCGAAGACCTTGAAGGCCACTGTCTGAAAATCCGTGAGACCCACAAAGTGAAAGTGGGACACATCGCCATAGGGATCAGCGAGCAG ATCTCAGAGCAGACCTTCAGCTTGGAGACCCAGGACGGGCAGCTGGTTTCGCCCGATGAGGAGGTGCAACATTCGGGCCTCTACCTGTGCTGTACGCGAGCTCCCAACTGCAGCGACAGCTGGACCTGgcgggtcagggaggggatgcTGGAAACACGGAACTGA
- the rpl27 gene encoding large ribosomal subunit protein eL27 translates to MGKFMKPGKVVMVLAGRYAGRKAVIVKNIDDGTADRPYSHALVSGIDRYPRKVTTKMSKKKVAKRSKMKAFVKVFNYNHLMPTRYSVDIPFDKTVVNKDVFRDPALKRKARREAKVKFEERYKTGKNKWFFQKLRF, encoded by the exons ATGGGCAAGTTCATGAAACCCGGGAAGGTGGTGATGGTGTTGGCTGGACGCTACGCTGGTCGCAAGGCGGTCATCGTGAAG AATATCGATGATGGCACTGCGGACCGCCCGTACAGCCATGCCTTGGTGTCCGGCATTGACCGTTATCCCCGCAAAGTGACCACGAAGATGAGCAAGAAGAAGGTTGCCAAGAGGTCCAAGATGAAGGCTTTCGTGAAGGTGTTCAACTACAACCATCTGATGCCCACCAG GTACTCTGTTGATATCCCCTTCGACAAAACTGTCGTCAATAAGGACGTCTTCAGGGACCCTGCCCTAAAACGCAAGGCCAGGCGGGAGGCCAAAGTCAAATTTGAGGAGAG GTACAAGACGGGCAAGAATAAGTGGTTCTTCCAGAAGCTCAGATTCTGA